A segment of the Desulfurococcus mucosus DSM 2162 genome:
CGGCTTCAACCTCTCCGCGAGGCCCCCTGGATCCTCCACGACGCCTCTAACCCATTTCAGGGCTGTCGGCGAAGCATTCGATAATCTCTCCTCGCACTCCTCGAGAACCCGCCTGCTCCCGGCCGCGCAGAGCACTCTAATACTCCACACGCCTCTCCCAGCCCTCTCCACTATGGCTCCGGCTTCAGCCCTGAGGGCGGGGTCCCTGCGCCCCGCATGCTTGAGGAGGCTGCGTGCCCTCGAGTAGTATATTGATTCAAGCACACGGCTCCTCGAGAACCCCAGGCACATGAGGCCGGGGGCCTTCAGCGAGGAGGCGAGGTCGGGTAGGCCCCGTATAACGGTGTCGTGGAGCCAGAAGTCTCTTTTAGACCTGAGCCTTGCCTCGGAGACATATAGCCTTGAACCCAGCTCCCTGTGGAGCAGTGATGCATCGTACTCCTCCACGTGCAGGAACCTTGACAACGCCTCCCTAGGGGTCTCGGTCTCCAGGTAGACTCGCAGCCGGCTACCAGTGTTCTCGAGGCAGTATGTGAACCTGTAGCCTAGGACACGGGGGTCTAGTTCAACCCCTATCCTTGGGAGCACGTGGTAGAGCAAGCTTGCCCACCGGTGGCTATGAGACGAGGGCTGAGATTATCACCCAGAGGAATGCGAGGAGCACTGCGCCTGCGACAGCACCCAGGATGAGCCTTCTACCCTCCTCCGTGTCACCCATCACAGTCTTCAAGACACCGTAGACGCCTGCCCCGGCGACAGCCATCCATGCAAGCCAGTAGAGCCAGCTAAGTATCCTTGAAACGGCTTCACCTATGCCTGGCGGGGGTTCAGGTGTAACTGTGACGGGTATGGAGTATAGGGCTACGTGCTTCAACCCCATGGATCCACACCGCTGTGGAGCCATTGCCCGGGGCGTCAAATAAGGAGGGCTGGATCCATCCCTATTTAACCCCCGGCAACCCATCTGAAGGGGTGTGGTTGATGCAGTACTCGTGGTGGAGGCTTAAAGGGGTTTCATTCTTCACGTTGAGCGACGGGGAGAGGGATGCCGTTCTCTCCGAGTGGGCTTCACTCCTATCCGTCATCGGGAGCGGCGTCGTCTTATCCAGGAGGCTCCGGGAGGAGTACAGGTACAGGGACTACGTGTTCGATGCCTCACGCTACGAGTACTATGCGCTAGCCCCCTTCAACCTGGATCTCTCAGGGTTCAACGCTGTGAGGGCTGAGCCCTTGAGGCCCCGTGTAGCAGGGTTGAAGGGTGCTTCAACAATGATGCTGGATGACGGGAGGCTTGCGAGGATCTACGTTGTCTACAAGTATCCTTTAAGCCTCCCAGAGGGTTTCACATACGCTCTCCTCACAGCATGCGACGAGGTCGCCCTGGTGTTTAAGCGTGTCTCAAGGAGTAGGGCTCTCTCCATGGCTGACTCCGTGAGGAGGCGGAGGCTCGGGGTCCTCGGTGCCAGGGAGGAGGCCAGCGTCGAGTTAGCCGGCGAGCTGGCATCCAGGGTTATCGAGGGAGCTGACCTCTACGAGTTCCACCTGATGCTAACGGTGACCGCTCCCAGCCTAAGGGGGCTTGAGGAGTCGGCCGGCGTGTTGAAAAACCTTTTGAAGAGCTACGGCCTCGAGGCTGATGCACCGCCCATCCAGCTGGATCTCTACGGGTTTAAGACCCGTGGCTGGGTCGCCGGGCTTGAGAAAAAGTATGCTGACACCTACTCGCTTAAATCCTTCTTCCCCCTGGTCGACGAGGAGCTGCGCGACGAGCAGGGCGTCTTCCTAGGGGTGTCGGCCTCCGGGTCCCCCGTGGTGCTCGACCTCTGGAGCAAGCCCAACTTGAACTTCGTGATCCTCGGGGTCTCCGGTGCCGGTAAATCCATGGCGGTCAAGGTGTTCTTGAAGAGGCTGAGGGAGATGGATAAACGCATCACGTATGTCGGCGTCGACCCGGAGTCCGAGTACACGAGGATAGCGGGGCTCCTCGGGGCTTCACCGGTTGAAATAGTGGAGGGGCAGGAGCTCGGCTTAGACCCTGTTAGATTACTCTCCGAGGGCGTCCTCGAGCTCGGGCAGGTGGCGGATCTCCTCGCAGACCTCTACGCTGTGCCACCCCGCCTCCACGGGGCTTTGAGGAGGGAGCTCTTCGTGAAGGCGGAGGTAGCCGGGGACATAGGTGGCTTCGTGGAGTCGCTGGAGGGCTCCTTGAGGAGGCTGCTGGAGGGGGCTACTGCCCCGCCCGACGTATACGTGTATACTGGGAGGCTGCCGAGGCTCGAGGGTTCAACGGTCTTCGGGCTGGGGAAGGTGAGGTCTAAGCGGTTGAAGGCCTTGATAAGCTCCTTGATCAGCGTCTACGCATATAATAAGCTGCTCTCCAGGACCCGGAGATCAGTGTTCTTCATTGATGAGGCATGGCTCTTCCTTGAAACCCCATCCATCATGGGGCTCCTTGAAAACATAGCTAGAAGGGGGAGGAAGCATGGGTCGGCATTCATATATGTAACCCAGCGTGCAGAGGACCTTGCGAGAACCCCGCAGGGGCGCAGCATACTCGAGCAGTCTGCTACAGCGTTGATCCTGAGGCAGGAGCCCGAGGGGAGGGACACGGTTAAAGCAGTGTACAGGCTGAGCGACCCCGAGGCAGACTCACTGGTTAACGCGCCGCCGGGCCGGGGACTCCTCAAGGCCGGGGGTAAACGCCTCTTCATCCAGGTGGCTGCGACAAGGGAGGAGCTTGAAGAGTTCTCAACGGGGGGAGGGTAGCTTGGAGGCCCGGCTCCACCGCTTCATATACCTGGAGGAGGCGTCACTCATGGATGAAAGGCTCATCGGCCCCCTGAGGCTCAGGAACACCGCCACGCTTATCCCAGGGATACTCTCAGCGTACGCGTGGCTTGCAACGCATTCAGCCGGCTTCCTCGCTCTCTCAGCACTCCTCCTGCTCATCACGGCAGCCAGCATAACGCACCCTAGGAGATCCATGAGGCTTGAAGGCCTCATAGCCGCCTACATCTACACGCTCACCGTGATCCTGCTTCAACAAGGCGACAATATAAGCCGGGCTGGGCATAGTAGCAGGGTGGATGAATCCATTGAGGCGGAGGACCCCGGGCTTGAGAAGCATACTGGCGTCGGCGGCGATCCTAACGGTTTCAGCCGTGAGGAAAGGGGTTGCAGCATGGCTGATACTCGCAGTGTCCACACCGATAGCGCTTGCAGTCGCATTGGAAACCGTGGTGGACGCAGTCCACCTCTACGTGGAGGAGTTCATCGTCAAGCCTTCGACACGTGAAGCCCTTGAACCCGGTTTAACGGGGCTGGCATGCAGGGCAACCGTGTCGACAGGTAGCGCCGTGTACAGCGTGATGGTTGTAGCCGTTGGAGGCGGGGAGGCCTGCATAGGGGTTGACGCGGCCCGGGTCTACGGAGGAAGCCTCAACGTCTCCATTAACGGTGTAACCGTGAGGATTAATGAAACCTGTAGTGGAAGCGTGTACTCCCCTTACATAGTTGTGCCTTCAAGCATCCTTAGCGGGGAGGAGGCCTCACACTGCATGGTTTTCAACGCGTCGCAGCCGGCTCCAACGCTCGCCGACGCCGAGGCGTCACTGGTGGCTGAGGCCTCCCGCGTACTCTCGGCTATCGTGGAGGCCCTTGTCCTCGCCTATGCTCCAGTAGCCTCAGTGGCCTCATACAACGTGTTGTCAAGGCTTGAAGAAGAATACAGGGCTCTCAGAGCCACTGGCGTGTCCTCAGCCTCCCTAACACTCGCCTGCCTCACCTCACTGTTCTCGCTCTCCCTTCCCGCAGCGGTCACAGGGGTCTCGATGGGTGTGCTGGCGGCGCATGCCTCCTTA
Coding sequences within it:
- a CDS encoding VirB4 family type IV secretion system protein, whose amino-acid sequence is MQYSWWRLKGVSFFTLSDGERDAVLSEWASLLSVIGSGVVLSRRLREEYRYRDYVFDASRYEYYALAPFNLDLSGFNAVRAEPLRPRVAGLKGASTMMLDDGRLARIYVVYKYPLSLPEGFTYALLTACDEVALVFKRVSRSRALSMADSVRRRRLGVLGAREEASVELAGELASRVIEGADLYEFHLMLTVTAPSLRGLEESAGVLKNLLKSYGLEADAPPIQLDLYGFKTRGWVAGLEKKYADTYSLKSFFPLVDEELRDEQGVFLGVSASGSPVVLDLWSKPNLNFVILGVSGAGKSMAVKVFLKRLREMDKRITYVGVDPESEYTRIAGLLGASPVEIVEGQELGLDPVRLLSEGVLELGQVADLLADLYAVPPRLHGALRRELFVKAEVAGDIGGFVESLEGSLRRLLEGATAPPDVYVYTGRLPRLEGSTVFGLGKVRSKRLKALISSLISVYAYNKLLSRTRRSVFFIDEAWLFLETPSIMGLLENIARRGRKHGSAFIYVTQRAEDLARTPQGRSILEQSATALILRQEPEGRDTVKAVYRLSDPEADSLVNAPPGRGLLKAGGKRLFIQVAATREELEEFSTGGG